The Drosophila suzukii chromosome X, CBGP_Dsuzu_IsoJpt1.0, whole genome shotgun sequence DNA window CTTCACGCAGTCGAACCGGCATTTCGACTTTGGCTTTCGAGCTGTACAACACCGCCTGGTCTCCATGTCCTATGTGTATTTAAACACTTTATTAATATccatattatttattaatcaTTAGCAAATGTTTTACGTACCAACCAGTATCCCATTGGGGTACACGTCCAGGCCAAAAGCATCTGATATCAAAACCATCACTCACTTTAATAACAAcacgttgttttgttttgttttgaccAGCAGGTTAGTGTGACCGTAGCTGAACAAAGTGATAGAAACACAGATTTTCACTGGGAACGATGGGATGTGGTACATAACGGGTTTTTCGAAAATCAAAACTTTACATATTAAAAAGGTAtcggtcataaaatatatattagaaGACGTAATTTTTTCtaagattttataaaatatcaaATTCAGTGAGTCCGAAtacatattgaaaaaaaacttAATGAGTGATAAatgacaaacaaaaaaaaaatcgaataagaaatttaggtgccttaaatatttattttatgataGAGAGAAAAATAAGATAATTCCTGACCTTTCCTTCTATGATCCCAATTTCGATTGAAttctgttttaaaaatacaaactttCATATGAGATGAAAGCagcattttaaattaatattttattaaaatatgaaTTTATTATTCTAGAATATATTTCAAATCAGCTCAATATCAATATCAATGCTATGTCCTAAGGTCCGCTCGTGTGCTAAGGTGTGCTCGGCACTAGATTCAACGAACTGCATATAGTAGGTTCAATAGCTGGAACCTGCTTGTCCTCATGATGTTGTAGCAACTTAAAGATACCAGTACCAATGCCTGCCGGCATACCTAGGATTATACGTTCTGAAACCCCATTAATGGCGTCTGTCTGACCGTAGTACGCTGCGTCAAATAAGTGGTCGGCCGTCTTTTCGAACTGAAATGATAAAAATAAGTCACATTAACATGAATTTAGTTAGTTAATATATAGATTTGTCATTACCGATGCCAAATTGAAGACACTCTCGCGCATTTTGGCCAGGCCGTGCCGCGTGATGCCCAATACTTCGCCACGCGCCGTCATCTGGCTGGCCAGCAGCATGATGTGGCGCCAATCGACACTCATTCCATGGCCCTCCATGACCTCCGTGATTTCGCTCATTATAATAGTTCGCGCCGCTTCTATTCCCAGCGTTTGATATATTTCACAGATATTGTTGCTGCGAGTGCGTTTGCCCACCACGCCATAGGTGGCAATGACATCGCGCAGGCCGTAGCCTTCGATGCACAGCTTATAGGTTGGAGGCTGTCGCGCATCATCCACAGCAATGACCGCTCGATTGATATTGGGCAGACCCGCCACAACTACATTCTGCAGATTGAGAGCCAGGCGAGCCAGCTCTGCATTTATCGTAGCAGTACGAGTGGCTTCCACGCGAACCACAATCCGTGAGAGCTTTGCAACAGCCTCCACCTGAGTGGGCTTAACACGCATGCGCGACTTCAGTATGCTAAACACAATGGTATCCAGGTTTATGTGAAGTCCCAGCAGTTTAATTCTCGCCATATCGATTCCGATCGCCAGGTAGCAGCTATAAGGTCCACATACGACTTCAACATAGGAAGATAGCTCTGCCAACGTTGTTTTCTCAATGCGCGCCTTCACTTGCCTGGCAAACTCCATGCTATGGCAATTATCCAACTCAGCAGTTATGATCGGCGTCGATATTGTTTTCGTCGCATTAATAATCTCAACAATACGTGGTACACCTTGGGTAATGTTCATGGAGGCGACACCAGCAAAATGGAACGTCTTTAAAGTCATCTGGGTTCCCGGCTCTCCGATACTCTGCGCAGCAATGGCTCCAACTGCCGTGCCAGGTTCCGTAACAGCTCGATTATATCGATCGTTAATTCGTCGGACAAATTTCAGCAACTGCGCTTCGGTAACGCACTCAATCTGATGGCATAGGTCTGTAAACTTATCATAACGTTTCTGCAATTTCTCAATGCGCTTGGACACAGTGGTAATGTGGTTTCTGCAATAACAAATGGATAAGATAAGATTAAGTGACAAGTGGACAAAGCATACCTAACATCTGCTTTGAAATCCTCGCGGGATTCTATAAACTCAGCCGTCTTTAAAAGTTTTTCCAAGGCATCCGGAATTTCGGCTCCCAAAAGCGCACGATCATTGCCTTGTGGAAACTGGGCACGCAGATTGTCGTATTGATGGACCAGATCGACTGGTTTGTTGCGGGTCTCCATTGAAACAGGATCAAGACCATCACCACCATAGATGGTGTCCACCATTTCGTTGACAGCATTACGCACTGTGCCATCGTAATGGACTACCAGATCTTCAAGGCACTTCACCAGACGACGCTGCAGATATCCAGTCTCAGCTGTCTTAACGGCTGTATCCACCAAACCCTCTCGACCAGCCATCGTGTGAAAGAAGAACTCCGTGGGCGTTAGGCCCGAGTAGAAACTGTTCTGCACAAAACCTCTTGCCGCAGGAATCGCAGCTGAAGTAAAAGTTGTATTTGTAATTAGCTTGAAATAGAGTAGAGCACATCTACTCACAATGCCTTTCGAAATGAGGTAGTGCCCGATTCTCGAAACCATTGGGTACTCGTTTGCCGCTAATAGCTTGCTGTCCCACACAAGCAATCATCTGGGAGATATTAATATTCGAACCCTTTGATCCACTTAGAGCCATTATCAACGCGCTATTTGTGGGATGGAGTTCCGCAAAGCAGGTTTTGGCAGCCTGCTCTCGAATCGCCGACAGTTCACGCAGCATTACGGACTCCAGCGTCTCCTCCGGGGTGCAACCAGGTTGACACTGCAAGGTGCCCGCCTTAAGCATTTCGATATACTCATTACATTTCGTATAACCATGTTCCAATAACAATTCCTTGTGTTGCAGAAGCTTTTTGCTGGGAGTGACGTCGCTGATGCCAAAAGAGAAGccgcgattttgcaaaaagtACGATGCAATCTGAAAAGAAGATACATTTTGGGGATTAGTTGaacaaactttaaagttaACTTTAAATATCATTGGTTTGGAAGCATATGCGGTGTAACCACATGGCTGTTTGTTGTCAGTCTGGtctattaataaataaatgtaacaATTTATATTACTAATTTTAAACTAGTGCTCAAAAAAATGCAATATGTTTACTTATAGAATTTTATCTTAAGTTAGcaaatagaaaaataaaattaaatactcGTGCGTTTTATCTTCAATCTTTGTGTAATCAATATCTGTCACTGTCAAAAACAAATAACTTTCGTCGAAGTTTAAATACCCTTGTAGTTATGgcaaatattaattaatatttaccCTCTAGGTAGAGAATGGCATATACTCTAGATGGCCTGAAATCAGAATACCCTTTAAAGGGGTATAAATAACCCTCCATCTACAACATATTGTACGGTTGCTACTAATTTTGAAGCAATAGTCACAAATTTATAACAATTCATGTTCCCAGAAAACAATCACAAACAATTCGTGTTCGTAGAAGTAATTAAATGTCAGCTTTA harbors:
- the Polr3A gene encoding DNA-directed RNA polymerase III subunit RPC1, encoding MPKEQFRASALNKKISHVQFGISGADEIQQEALVRIISKNLYQAQRQPVPYGVLDRRMGISTKDAMCETCGQGLNECIGHFGYLDLALPVFHIGHFRSTINILQMICKACAHVMLKPEDRQIYEKKLHNPNFSYLGKKALHVQMLAKAKKVTKCPHCGSPNGGVKKGPGLLKILHDPYKGRKVDSLFTSNMNEMLRSTESNRDLNTALGNYSSAEELTPLMVLDLFEQIPQSDVALLGMCSHDAHPKHLIVTRVFVPPACIRPSVLSEVKAGTTEDDLTMKQSEILLINDVIQRHMATGGKIELIHEDWDFLQLHVALYFHSEISGIPINMAPKKTTRGIVQRLKGKQGRFRCNLSGKRVDFSGRTVISPDPNLMINQVGVPVRVAKILTYPERVNPANMRHMRELVRNGPSMHPGANYVQQRGSSFKKYLAYGNREKVAQELKCGDIVERHLRDEDIVLFNRQPSLHKMSIMCHRAKVQPQRTFRFNECACTPYNADFDGDEMNLHLPQTEEARAEALILMGNQSNLVTPKNGEILIAATQDFITGGYLLTQKEVFLTKEEAMQLAACFLANEDSTMHIKLPPPALLKPRRLWTGKQMFSLLMRPNDDSEVRLNMVNKGRNYTRNMDLCSNDSWIHIRNSELMCGVMDKATMGSGTKQCIFYLLLRDFGELHATKAMWRLARIASYFLQNRGFSFGISDVTPSKKLLQHKELLLEHGYTKCNEYIEMLKAGTLQCQPGCTPEETLESVMLRELSAIREQAAKTCFAELHPTNSALIMALSGSKGSNINISQMIACVGQQAISGKRVPNGFENRALPHFERHSAIPAARGFVQNSFYSGLTPTEFFFHTMAGREGLVDTAVKTAETGYLQRRLVKCLEDLVVHYDGTVRNAVNEMVDTIYGGDGLDPVSMETRNKPVDLVHQYDNLRAQFPQGNDRALLGAEIPDALEKLLKTAEFIESREDFKADVRNHITTVSKRIEKLQKRYDKFTDLCHQIECVTEAQLLKFVRRINDRYNRAVTEPGTAVGAIAAQSIGEPGTQMTLKTFHFAGVASMNITQGVPRIVEIINATKTISTPIITAELDNCHSMEFARQVKARIEKTTLAELSSYVEVVCGPYSCYLAIGIDMARIKLLGLHINLDTIVFSILKSRMRVKPTQVEAVAKLSRIVVRVEATRTATINAELARLALNLQNVVVAGLPNINRAVIAVDDARQPPTYKLCIEGYGLRDVIATYGVVGKRTRSNNICEIYQTLGIEAARTIIMSEITEVMEGHGMSVDWRHIMLLASQMTARGEVLGITRHGLAKMRESVFNLASFEKTADHLFDAAYYGQTDAINGVSERIILGMPAGIGTGIFKLLQHHEDKQVPAIEPTICSSLNLVPSTP